A part of Microbacterium atlanticum genomic DNA contains:
- the gcvH gene encoding glycine cleavage system protein GcvH: MTDLTALKYTAEHEWIALDGDVATVGITSYAADKLGDVVFVELPAVGSAVTAATVVGEIESTKSVGELYAPLTGEVVAVNDAVVDDPGLVNADPFGAGWLVKISVDPAAVDGLLDRDAYISLTGGAE, translated from the coding sequence ATGACCGACCTCACCGCCCTGAAGTACACCGCCGAGCACGAGTGGATCGCTCTCGACGGCGACGTGGCCACCGTGGGCATCACCTCGTACGCGGCCGACAAGCTCGGCGACGTGGTGTTCGTCGAGCTTCCCGCCGTGGGGAGCGCCGTCACCGCTGCCACGGTCGTCGGCGAGATCGAGTCGACGAAGTCGGTCGGCGAACTGTACGCGCCGCTCACGGGCGAGGTTGTGGCCGTCAACGACGCCGTCGTCGACGATCCCGGGCTCGTCAACGCCGACCCGTTCGGCGCCGGGTGGCTCGTCAAGATCTCGGTGGACCCCGCCGCCGTCGACGGGCTGCTGGACCGCGACGCCTACATCTCCCTCACGGGCGGCGCCGAATGA
- a CDS encoding glycine cleavage system aminomethyltransferase GcvT codes for MTDQSDAPPRTTVLHARHEALSASFTDFGGWLMPVRYTSDLAEHHAVRTAAGLFDISHMAEFLVTGHDAAAFLDYALAGAISPMRTGKAKYSLVLSEDGGIIDDVIVYRIAEDRFLVIANAGNRDAVAAAFAERARRAPVAASFVAERPADAGIEAFGHLEGVSGVATVEDITDQVALIAVQGPAARAVLEASPLEGTDPSLDALGYYAWASARFQGEHVFVGRTGYTGEDGFELLVPNRAAGALWDALLDAGKPHGLVPAGLAARDTLRLEAGMPLYGHELTLDIVPAQAGLGRVVALGKDDFIGKAGIAAAPPSDAPVLVGLVADGRRAGRAGYAVFDSPDAGTPVGEITSGALSPTLGHPIAMAFVAPAAAEPGTDLFIDVRGTRIPAIVTTLPFYRRNS; via the coding sequence ATGACCGACCAGAGCGACGCCCCGCCTCGCACCACCGTCCTGCACGCGCGCCACGAGGCGCTCAGCGCCTCCTTCACCGACTTCGGCGGCTGGCTGATGCCGGTGCGCTACACCTCGGACCTCGCCGAGCACCACGCCGTCCGCACCGCCGCCGGCCTGTTCGACATCTCGCACATGGCCGAGTTCCTCGTCACCGGGCACGATGCCGCAGCCTTCCTGGACTACGCGCTGGCGGGAGCCATCTCGCCGATGCGGACGGGGAAGGCGAAGTACTCGCTCGTGCTGTCCGAGGACGGCGGGATCATCGACGACGTCATCGTCTACCGCATCGCCGAGGACCGATTCCTCGTGATCGCGAACGCCGGCAACAGGGACGCCGTCGCCGCCGCCTTCGCGGAGCGGGCGCGACGCGCGCCGGTCGCGGCCTCCTTCGTCGCCGAGCGTCCCGCCGACGCGGGGATCGAGGCGTTCGGGCACCTCGAGGGCGTCAGCGGCGTCGCGACCGTCGAGGACATCACCGATCAGGTTGCGCTCATCGCGGTGCAGGGCCCCGCCGCCCGTGCCGTGCTGGAGGCATCGCCCCTCGAGGGGACCGACCCGTCGCTGGACGCACTGGGCTACTACGCGTGGGCATCGGCCCGCTTCCAGGGCGAGCACGTGTTCGTCGGCCGCACCGGCTACACCGGCGAGGACGGCTTCGAGCTTCTGGTCCCCAATCGCGCCGCCGGCGCGCTGTGGGACGCGCTCCTTGACGCAGGCAAGCCGCACGGCCTCGTGCCGGCCGGTCTCGCCGCGCGCGACACGCTGCGCCTGGAGGCCGGGATGCCGCTGTACGGCCACGAGCTCACGCTCGACATCGTCCCGGCGCAGGCGGGCCTCGGCCGCGTCGTCGCCCTCGGCAAGGACGACTTCATCGGGAAGGCGGGGATCGCCGCCGCGCCGCCGTCGGACGCTCCCGTGCTCGTCGGCCTGGTCGCGGACGGACGCCGTGCCGGACGCGCCGGATATGCCGTGTTCGACAGCCCGGATGCCGGCACGCCGGTCGGCGAGATCACGAGCGGCGCGCTCAGCCCGACGCTGGGGCATCCGATCGCCATGGCGTTCGTCGCGCCCGCGGCCGCCGAGCCAGGAACCGACCTCTTCATCGACGTGCGGGGGACGCGCATCCCCGCGATCGTGACCACCCTGCCCTTCTACAGGAGGAACTCATGA
- a CDS encoding MarP family serine protease, with the protein MIVVDVLVVLLLIAALVSGVRRGFFASIGTLAGLAAGAVAAFWLTPLVGTWVPSPAWRGPAVLLTAIGLVFVGAALGAAIGSALRSGADRLRLRGVERFLGGVTAVLAAVLALALVAPAVAVAGIPAVSSAVASSNILRGIEAATPDPVAAALAQLRGAVLDDGLPGLGRLLGPGTAEPAPPVALDDPELQRAAASVARITGNAYACGRGSAGTGFVIAPDRVATNAHVVAGVDTPIVELPGVAAREGRVVYFDPVDDLAVIAVDDLGAAALPFAPTLAAGDAAVVQGYPFGGPFAMIQASVQSVGTATVPDVYDESWNPREIYALQSIVRPGNSGGPVLTADGAVAGVVFARAENAEDLGYAMTMAELTPVVARAPSLTDAVSSGSCVA; encoded by the coding sequence ATGATCGTCGTCGACGTGCTCGTCGTCCTCCTCCTGATCGCAGCCCTCGTCAGCGGCGTGCGGCGCGGCTTCTTCGCGAGCATCGGCACGCTGGCGGGTCTGGCCGCAGGCGCCGTGGCCGCCTTCTGGCTGACGCCGCTGGTCGGCACCTGGGTCCCCTCGCCGGCCTGGCGAGGACCGGCCGTCCTCCTCACGGCGATCGGCCTGGTGTTCGTCGGCGCCGCGCTCGGCGCCGCGATCGGCTCGGCGCTGCGCTCGGGCGCCGATCGGCTGAGGCTCCGCGGGGTCGAGCGGTTCCTGGGCGGTGTGACGGCCGTGCTCGCCGCCGTCCTCGCACTGGCGCTCGTGGCTCCGGCGGTGGCCGTCGCCGGCATCCCGGCGGTCTCATCGGCGGTCGCGTCGTCGAACATCCTCCGCGGCATCGAGGCGGCCACACCCGATCCCGTCGCGGCCGCCCTCGCGCAGCTGCGCGGTGCGGTCCTCGACGACGGATTGCCCGGCCTCGGCCGGCTGCTCGGTCCGGGCACCGCTGAGCCGGCACCGCCGGTGGCGCTTGATGATCCGGAGCTGCAGCGCGCTGCGGCATCCGTCGCCCGCATCACCGGCAACGCGTACGCGTGCGGGCGCGGATCCGCCGGCACCGGGTTCGTCATCGCGCCCGATCGCGTCGCCACCAACGCGCACGTCGTCGCGGGCGTGGACACCCCGATCGTCGAGCTTCCGGGCGTCGCAGCGCGCGAGGGACGCGTGGTGTACTTCGATCCCGTCGACGACCTCGCCGTCATCGCCGTCGACGACCTCGGCGCCGCGGCGCTGCCGTTCGCGCCGACGCTGGCCGCGGGGGATGCCGCCGTGGTGCAGGGCTATCCCTTCGGCGGACCCTTCGCGATGATCCAGGCGAGCGTGCAGTCGGTCGGAACGGCGACGGTGCCCGACGTGTACGACGAGTCGTGGAATCCGCGCGAGATCTACGCGCTCCAGTCGATCGTGCGCCCGGGCAACTCCGGCGGGCCGGTCCTCACCGCCGACGGCGCCGTCGCGGGCGTGGTCTTCGCGAGGGCGGAGAACGCGGAGGACCTCGGCTACGCCATGACGATGGCCGAGCTCACCCCGGTCGTCGCCCGGGCGCCGTCGCTGACCGACGCCGTGTCCTCCGGTTCCTGCGTCGCCTGA
- a CDS encoding NrtR DNA-binding winged helix domain-containing protein yields the protein MTRTAPAPPFPRTPAQADAIRVAVSTVIFTLRRVPDSEAVHVVLPLVRRTRDPHEGLWALPGGWLDEVESLDAAASRTLAETTGLSPSYLEQLYAFGAVDRSPTRVVSIVYWALLRADEIADGSVENVEWFDATRLPQLAFDHNDIVEYALWRLRNKVGYSRIAHGLLADEFTLAELREVYEVILGRRLDPANFRRQVEHSGTLIPTDRFRTGSHRPARLYRYNQDVELADRGPLGSRD from the coding sequence ATGACAAGAACAGCACCCGCACCCCCGTTCCCCCGCACGCCGGCACAGGCCGACGCCATCCGCGTCGCCGTGTCGACGGTGATCTTCACGCTGCGGCGCGTCCCCGACAGCGAGGCTGTCCACGTGGTGCTTCCGCTGGTCCGCCGCACCCGCGATCCGCACGAGGGCCTGTGGGCGCTGCCGGGCGGCTGGCTCGACGAGGTGGAGAGCCTGGATGCCGCCGCCTCGCGCACGCTCGCCGAGACCACGGGACTCTCGCCCAGCTACCTCGAGCAGCTGTACGCCTTCGGCGCCGTCGACCGCTCCCCCACGCGGGTCGTCTCCATCGTGTACTGGGCGCTGCTGCGAGCCGATGAGATCGCCGACGGGTCGGTCGAGAACGTCGAGTGGTTCGACGCCACGCGGCTGCCGCAACTGGCGTTCGACCACAACGACATCGTCGAGTACGCCCTGTGGCGCCTGCGCAACAAGGTCGGGTACAGCCGCATCGCCCACGGCCTCCTGGCCGACGAGTTCACCCTCGCAGAGCTGCGCGAGGTGTACGAGGTGATCCTCGGCCGGCGCCTGGACCCGGCGAACTTCCGCCGGCAGGTGGAGCACTCCGGCACCCTCATCCCGACCGACCGCTTCCGCACCGGCAGCCATCGCCCGGCGCGGCTGTACCGGTACAACCAGGACGTCGAGCTGGCCGACCGCGGCCCGCTCGGCAGCCGCGACTGA
- the nadA gene encoding quinolinate synthase NadA — protein MPAVNITLQPRPDVDASVDHAIQAIIRGASAAETCSTDLAAGPWDFDIRPGYGPGSSMGDVIPTGAPRQGELPRDYREASEAELAERIRAAKETLGERVVVLGHFYQREEVVVHADYVGDSFQLANAALEHPDAEAIVFCGVHFMAETADLLSRPEQAVILPNLAAGCSMADMADIDQVEECWEQLAEVYGDMDAVDADGLVPVIPVTYMNSSAAIKGFVGRHGGIVCTSSNARTVLEWAFQRGRRVLFFPDQHLGRNTAKAMGVPLEQMPMWNPRKPLGGASVDQLADARVILWHGFCSVHRRFTVDQIEKARADHPGVRVIVHPECPMDVVDAADESGSTDYIRKAIEAATEPATFAIGTEVNLVQRLAAQHPQHEILCLDPVVCPCSTMYRIHPGYLAWVLEGLVAGEVRNRITVPADVAQPARVALERMLAAKPPAAPAAAWEQAS, from the coding sequence ATGCCCGCCGTCAACATCACCCTCCAGCCCCGCCCCGACGTGGACGCGTCGGTCGACCACGCCATCCAGGCGATCATCCGGGGAGCGTCGGCCGCCGAGACGTGCAGCACCGACCTGGCCGCAGGGCCCTGGGACTTCGACATCCGGCCCGGGTACGGTCCCGGCTCCTCGATGGGCGACGTCATCCCCACCGGAGCACCGCGCCAGGGCGAGCTTCCTCGCGACTACCGGGAGGCGTCCGAAGCGGAGCTCGCCGAGCGCATCCGCGCCGCCAAGGAGACCCTCGGCGAGCGCGTCGTCGTGCTGGGCCACTTCTACCAGCGCGAAGAGGTCGTCGTGCACGCCGACTACGTGGGCGACTCCTTCCAACTGGCCAATGCCGCGCTCGAGCACCCGGACGCCGAGGCCATCGTGTTCTGCGGCGTGCACTTCATGGCCGAGACCGCCGACCTGCTGTCGCGACCCGAGCAGGCCGTCATCCTCCCGAACCTCGCCGCCGGCTGCTCGATGGCCGACATGGCCGACATCGACCAGGTCGAGGAGTGCTGGGAGCAGCTCGCCGAGGTCTACGGCGACATGGACGCGGTCGACGCCGACGGCCTCGTGCCCGTGATCCCGGTGACGTACATGAACTCCTCCGCGGCGATCAAGGGGTTCGTCGGACGCCACGGCGGCATCGTCTGCACCTCCTCGAACGCGCGCACCGTGCTGGAGTGGGCCTTCCAGCGCGGCCGCCGCGTGCTCTTCTTCCCCGACCAGCACCTCGGACGCAACACCGCCAAGGCCATGGGGGTGCCGCTCGAGCAGATGCCGATGTGGAATCCGCGCAAGCCGCTGGGCGGGGCATCCGTCGACCAGCTCGCCGACGCGCGCGTGATCCTGTGGCACGGCTTCTGCTCGGTGCACCGCCGGTTCACGGTCGATCAGATCGAGAAGGCCCGCGCCGACCACCCGGGCGTGCGGGTCATCGTCCACCCGGAGTGCCCCATGGACGTCGTCGACGCCGCGGACGAGTCGGGCTCCACCGACTACATCCGCAAGGCGATCGAAGCGGCGACCGAGCCGGCGACCTTCGCGATCGGCACCGAGGTGAACCTCGTCCAACGACTGGCCGCCCAGCACCCCCAGCACGAGATCCTCTGCCTGGACCCCGTGGTGTGCCCGTGCTCCACGATGTACCGCATCCACCCCGGGTACCTCGCGTGGGTCCTCGAGGGCCTCGTCGCCGGCGAGGTGCGCAACCGCATCACCGTTCCGGCCGATGTGGCCCAGCCCGCCCGGGTGGCCCTCGAGCGGATGCTCGCCGCCAAGCCGCCGGCCGCCCCGGCCGCCGCCTGGGAGCAGGCGTCATGA
- the nadB gene encoding L-aspartate oxidase: MTAPQRADAPVHAVVVGSGIAGLLTALHAVEGGCRVTLVTKDVLEHANTRYAQGGIAGVMFDDDRAEDHARDTLAAGAGLGDPDAVRVLVDEGPARIRELIALGVAFDRDPSGGFVKGLEAAHSYPRILHAGGDATGTAIEKALVARLRMSDVAVIEHAFLIDLVVEPSPDASSRGVSLETGGEVPGLGGNPLSRDAPRSRERVTGVELLIGETDASPGRRLALEADAVVLATGGAGELYAHSTNPEVATADGIAAAIRAGAAVADLEFFQFHPTVLEGSADADGRIAGSFLVSEAVRGEGATLVDELGRRFVFDDHPDGELAPRDVVARAIAHRMAAQDGRPVFLDATSLHSDDLEERAAFLARRFPTIDRAVRERGFDWAREPIPVTPAAHYLMGGVVTDLVGRTTLPGLYAVGEVARTGVHGANRLASNSLLEGAVFGARAGDAIAADAASGSWPHSPVRPPRVRAGSAVARLSRENHAAAHAGFSRAALQELLWAEAGLVRDAAGLEHAASVIAGWRAQERVPVREHEVEDENLLLVAERLVAAALARRESVGAHFRADAGEDETPQNRTRVGATGAGAPQTRPDPWSSAGPLAEKEAVAC; the protein is encoded by the coding sequence ATGACGGCCCCGCAGCGCGCGGACGCGCCGGTGCACGCCGTCGTCGTGGGGTCCGGCATCGCCGGCCTCCTCACCGCTCTTCATGCCGTCGAGGGCGGATGCCGCGTCACACTGGTCACCAAGGACGTCCTCGAGCACGCCAACACCCGCTATGCGCAGGGCGGCATCGCGGGCGTCATGTTCGACGACGACCGCGCCGAGGACCATGCGCGCGACACGCTCGCCGCCGGGGCCGGCCTCGGCGATCCCGATGCCGTGCGCGTCCTGGTGGACGAGGGTCCGGCGCGCATCCGCGAGCTCATCGCCCTCGGGGTGGCCTTCGACCGCGACCCGAGCGGCGGGTTCGTGAAGGGACTCGAGGCCGCGCACTCCTACCCGCGGATCCTGCACGCCGGCGGCGACGCCACCGGCACCGCGATCGAGAAGGCGCTGGTCGCGCGGCTGCGGATGAGCGACGTCGCGGTGATCGAGCACGCCTTCCTCATCGATCTGGTCGTGGAGCCCTCCCCCGACGCGTCGAGCCGAGGCGTTTCGCTCGAGACAGGGGGCGAGGTCCCCGGTCTCGGCGGGAATCCCCTGTCTCGCGATGCCCCGCGGAGCCGAGAGCGCGTCACGGGCGTCGAACTCCTGATCGGGGAGACGGATGCCTCGCCCGGCCGCCGCCTCGCACTCGAGGCCGACGCGGTCGTGCTCGCCACCGGCGGTGCGGGCGAGCTGTACGCCCATTCGACGAATCCGGAGGTCGCGACGGCCGACGGCATCGCGGCCGCGATCCGCGCGGGCGCGGCGGTCGCCGACCTCGAGTTCTTCCAGTTCCATCCGACGGTGCTCGAGGGCAGTGCCGACGCCGACGGGCGGATCGCCGGTTCGTTCCTCGTGTCGGAGGCCGTGCGCGGTGAGGGGGCGACGCTTGTGGACGAGCTCGGCCGCCGGTTCGTCTTCGACGACCACCCCGACGGCGAGCTGGCTCCACGGGACGTCGTGGCGCGCGCGATCGCGCATCGGATGGCGGCCCAGGACGGACGCCCGGTGTTCCTCGACGCGACCTCGCTGCACTCGGACGACCTCGAGGAGCGGGCGGCCTTCCTCGCGCGCCGGTTCCCGACGATCGACCGCGCTGTCCGCGAGCGAGGGTTCGACTGGGCGCGTGAGCCCATCCCGGTGACGCCGGCCGCGCACTACCTGATGGGCGGCGTGGTCACCGACCTCGTCGGACGCACCACGCTGCCGGGTCTGTACGCGGTGGGCGAGGTCGCACGCACCGGCGTGCACGGCGCCAACCGCCTCGCGTCCAACTCGCTGCTGGAGGGGGCCGTGTTCGGCGCGCGCGCCGGGGATGCGATCGCCGCCGACGCGGCATCCGGGTCCTGGCCGCACTCCCCCGTTCGCCCCCCGCGCGTGCGCGCCGGTTCCGCCGTCGCGCGTCTGTCCAGGGAGAATCACGCGGCGGCGCACGCCGGTTTCTCGCGCGCGGCGCTGCAGGAGCTGCTGTGGGCCGAGGCCGGGCTCGTGCGCGATGCGGCCGGCCTGGAGCATGCGGCATCCGTCATCGCCGGCTGGCGCGCGCAGGAGCGCGTCCCGGTCCGCGAACACGAGGTCGAGGACGAGAATCTGCTCCTGGTCGCCGAGCGCCTCGTCGCCGCGGCCCTCGCCCGCCGGGAGTCCGTCGGCGCGCACTTCCGCGCCGACGCCGGTGAGGACGAAACTCCACAGAACCGGACGCGTGTGGGCGCCACCGGCGCGGGAGCGCCGCAAACCCGCCCGGATCCGTGGAGTTCTGCCGGCCCGCTCGCCGAGAAGGAGGCGGTCGCTTGCTGA
- the nadC gene encoding carboxylating nicotinate-nucleotide diphosphorylase: MLSRSHIDRVVGLALEEDAPWGDLTSEALIPENAVARADLIAREQGVFSGGEVFAAAFRLTDPAIDVELVVEDGEWFEPGAVLAVVTGPARGVLTAERIGLNFVQRMSGIATLTGAYVAEVAHTRARIADTRKTTPGLRAFERKAVRDGGGRNHRHSLSDAVMAKDNHLAVLAQKGASTTDALRAAKDLLPHTTHIEVEVDRLDQIEPVLAAGIGTIMLDNFSLEDLRTGVAQVAGRATVEASGGVSLETVRAIAETGVDVISVGALTHSARALDLGLDVRIDAP; encoded by the coding sequence TTGCTGAGCCGCAGTCACATCGACCGCGTCGTCGGCCTCGCCCTCGAGGAGGACGCACCGTGGGGCGACCTCACGAGCGAGGCGCTGATCCCCGAGAACGCCGTGGCGCGCGCCGACCTCATCGCGCGCGAGCAGGGCGTCTTCTCCGGAGGCGAGGTGTTCGCCGCGGCCTTCCGGCTCACCGATCCGGCGATCGACGTCGAGCTCGTCGTCGAGGACGGCGAGTGGTTCGAGCCCGGGGCCGTGCTCGCGGTCGTGACGGGCCCGGCGCGCGGCGTCCTGACGGCCGAGCGCATCGGACTCAACTTCGTGCAGCGCATGTCGGGCATCGCGACGCTCACCGGCGCCTACGTCGCTGAGGTGGCGCACACCCGCGCCCGCATCGCCGACACGCGCAAGACGACGCCGGGGCTGCGCGCGTTCGAGCGCAAGGCGGTGCGCGACGGCGGCGGCCGCAACCACCGCCACTCCCTCTCGGACGCCGTGATGGCCAAGGACAACCACCTCGCCGTCCTCGCGCAGAAGGGCGCGTCGACGACCGACGCGCTGCGTGCGGCGAAGGATCTCCTGCCGCACACGACACACATCGAGGTCGAGGTCGACCGCCTCGACCAGATCGAGCCGGTGCTGGCGGCCGGGATCGGCACGATCATGCTCGACAACTTCTCGCTCGAGGACCTCCGCACCGGCGTGGCGCAGGTGGCGGGCCGAGCCACGGTGGAGGCCTCGGGCGGCGTCTCGCTCGAGACCGTGCGGGCGATCGCCGAGACCGGCGTCGACGTGATCTCGGTCGGCGCGCTCACCCATTCTGCGCGCGCGCTCGACCTCGGGCTCGATGTTCGCATCGACGCCCCGTGA
- a CDS encoding cysteine desulfurase family protein, which translates to MLYLDNAATTPVRPEVLEAMMPYLTRWYGNPSSHHTVGEAAAEALADARARVARVLGLRPADVVFTSGGTEANNLAIKGTAIAAAQRREDGRVHVITTPIEHESVLESVAYLERVHGCAVTRVPVDAHGRVDPDAVADALRDDTALVTLGYANNEVGTVQDAVALGKLLRDRRVPLHLDAVQAAGWLPLSADELGCDAISLAGHKLGAPKGTGVLGIRGRIPLEPLLHGGGQERGRRSGTQDVAGAVGLATALELAESDRVEASARVSALRDRFIARVLETVPSARLTGDPVHRLPGTASFTFAGTSGEAVLLELERRGVVSSSGSACAAGSDEPSHVLVALGVAPEVAQTAVRFTFPRWLNASLDAVADAVAASVAAVAEPGR; encoded by the coding sequence ATGCTGTACCTCGACAACGCGGCCACCACCCCGGTGCGACCCGAGGTGCTCGAGGCGATGATGCCGTACCTCACCCGCTGGTACGGCAATCCGTCGAGCCACCACACCGTCGGCGAGGCCGCCGCCGAGGCCCTCGCCGATGCCCGCGCCCGCGTGGCTCGCGTGCTCGGGCTGCGGCCGGCCGACGTCGTCTTCACCTCGGGCGGCACCGAGGCGAACAATCTCGCGATCAAGGGGACCGCGATCGCGGCGGCGCAGCGCCGTGAGGATGGACGCGTCCACGTCATCACGACGCCGATCGAGCACGAGTCGGTGCTCGAATCGGTCGCGTACCTGGAGCGCGTGCACGGCTGCGCGGTGACGCGGGTGCCGGTCGACGCGCACGGACGAGTGGACCCGGATGCCGTCGCCGATGCGCTGCGCGACGACACGGCGCTGGTCACCCTGGGGTACGCCAACAACGAGGTGGGCACGGTGCAGGATGCCGTCGCCCTCGGGAAGCTCCTCCGCGACCGGCGCGTGCCGCTGCACCTCGACGCCGTGCAGGCGGCCGGATGGCTGCCGCTGTCGGCGGACGAGCTGGGCTGCGACGCGATCTCGCTCGCCGGCCACAAGCTCGGCGCTCCCAAAGGAACCGGCGTCCTGGGGATCCGCGGCCGGATACCGCTCGAGCCGCTGCTGCACGGCGGGGGGCAGGAGCGCGGCCGCCGCAGCGGCACGCAGGACGTCGCCGGCGCAGTCGGTCTCGCGACCGCACTGGAGCTGGCCGAATCCGACCGGGTCGAGGCATCCGCCCGCGTGAGCGCGCTGCGGGACCGGTTCATCGCCCGCGTGCTCGAGACCGTGCCGTCGGCGCGCCTCACCGGCGACCCCGTGCACCGGCTCCCCGGCACGGCCAGCTTCACGTTCGCCGGCACCAGCGGCGAGGCGGTGCTGCTCGAGCTGGAGCGACGGGGGGTGGTGTCATCCAGCGGATCGGCCTGCGCCGCGGGCAGTGACGAGCCGTCGCACGTCCTGGTCGCCTTGGGCGTCGCCCCCGAGGTCGCGCAGACCGCGGTGCGCTTCACCTTCCCTCGATGGCTGAACGCCTCGCTGGATGCCGTCGCCGACGCGGTCGCCGCCTCCGTCGCGGCCGTCGCCGAGCCGGGACGCTGA
- a CDS encoding glycosyltransferase family 2 protein, producing the protein MTPAVTVIVPGYDVAAYAVEALDSLRAQTRTDWVAVLVDDASNDDTGKLFEAAAVTDQRFQVVHHREQRGLGAARNTGLDLVRTPFVGFLDADDRLTPRALELLVGTVDASGSDFALGAYVRLRPDSAGGYEAGSVQPWVAAATDPARVGATLADHPDASGNIVAWSKVSRVDLWRRTGLRFPVGKAYEDQVVAQHMYTRARAFDVIPDVVVEWRERADGSSITQHKSALPVLRDYLEALSGGIEVLDAAGEQRAAASRVRLIAGMDLPALVDIARDHPEPLYRRELGAFARTLAARADAAALPDSARIALAAAALW; encoded by the coding sequence GTGACCCCCGCCGTGACCGTCATCGTCCCGGGCTACGACGTGGCGGCGTACGCCGTCGAGGCATTGGACTCCCTTCGTGCGCAGACGCGCACCGACTGGGTCGCCGTGCTCGTCGACGACGCCTCGAACGACGACACCGGGAAGCTGTTCGAAGCCGCCGCGGTGACGGATCAGCGCTTCCAGGTGGTCCACCACCGGGAGCAGCGAGGGCTGGGCGCGGCGCGCAACACCGGGCTGGACCTCGTGCGCACGCCGTTCGTCGGCTTCCTCGACGCCGACGACCGGCTCACGCCGCGCGCGCTCGAGCTGCTGGTCGGCACCGTCGACGCCAGCGGCAGCGACTTCGCGCTCGGCGCCTATGTGCGCCTGCGGCCGGACTCCGCGGGCGGATACGAGGCGGGAAGCGTGCAGCCGTGGGTCGCCGCCGCGACCGACCCCGCGCGCGTGGGCGCGACGCTCGCGGATCACCCGGACGCCTCGGGCAACATCGTCGCCTGGTCGAAGGTGAGCCGCGTCGACCTGTGGCGGCGCACCGGCTTGCGCTTCCCGGTCGGCAAGGCGTACGAGGACCAGGTCGTCGCTCAGCACATGTACACCCGCGCCCGCGCCTTCGACGTCATCCCGGACGTCGTGGTCGAGTGGCGGGAGCGCGCCGACGGCTCGTCCATCACCCAGCACAAGAGCGCACTGCCGGTGCTGCGCGACTATCTCGAGGCCCTCTCGGGCGGGATCGAGGTCCTGGACGCCGCGGGCGAGCAGCGGGCGGCGGCATCCCGCGTCCGTCTCATCGCGGGGATGGACCTGCCCGCGCTCGTGGACATCGCGCGTGACCATCCCGAGCCGCTGTACCGCCGCGAGCTCGGGGCGTTCGCGCGGACGCTGGCCGCCCGCGCCGACGCGGCGGCCCTGCCCGACAGCGCCAGGATCGCGCTGGCCGCCGCGGCGCTGTGGTGA